The window CCACCGGTTGTTTTCGATGACGTGCAGCCGGAGATTGTGCGCGCCGTTCTGGCGAGCAAACCACAAAATGACTCGACCAACCTGCCAACCGAGTCTCTCAATAAGATATTGGCGGCATATGGCATTCGCACGCCGCCGCTGGCGTTGGCCGAATCGGCGGCAGCGGCCGTTCACCGGGCCAATACTCTGGGCTACCCGGTCGTTCTCAAAATCGCCTCGCCGGACATCCAGCACAAATCGGACGTGGGCGGGGTTCTGCTGCACGTGACCTCACCAGAGGCGGTTGCCCAGGGATTTGCGGCGCTGGTGGGAAGGGCGCGGGCGGCACGACCAACGGCCGTTATCCAGGGCGTCTACGTCCAGCCGCTGATTCCTGGCGGGCAGGAAGTGATTATAGGAGCGGTACAAGACCCGCAGTTTGGCCCGGTACTCATGTTTGGCTCTGGCGGTGTGGAAGTGGAGGGTTTGCGCGACGTGGCTTTTGCTCTGGCGCCGCTGACGGCCGCCGACGCCGATTATTTGCTGGCCGACACCTGGGCAGGACGGAAGCTGGCCGGGTATCGCAACATTATGGCGGGGGATAGTACGGCCGTGCGCGACACACTCTTCCGCCTGGCCCAACTCGTTCATGACTTCCCCCAACTTGCCGAAATCGAAATCAACCCCCTGCGCGTGCTGCCCGGTCAGGGAGGTGTTTACGCTGTTGATGTTCGGGCAGTCACAAACGCAAATGGCAAAAGTCTATGAGACTTTTATCGTTTTGTTGGGGTGAAGTCTGGTCCGCCTTTAAGGGGTCAGTTCAATGAAAGCGGTAGCCACCCAACCTTCATTACCGGCCGGAGTGCGGACAAAAATCCAGGTGTACCCATCCGCTTCCGCGTCGCCGGGCAGCACAACAAGCTGCGTGCCTTCCAGCAGCCATTCCACGTCTGGGGCAGACGTGGAGGGTTCTGAACGCAAATAAACGCCAACAGGACTGGTGACAACGGCCGTTGCTGGCGCAGGTTCCGGGGTATGGGTGGGGGTAGCTGCCAGGGTGGCCATCACCGTTGGCAAGACAGTAACCTGGGAGGTGGGAAAAGGAACGGGGGTCACGGTAGCCGTGGCGGCGGGTGTAGCCGTGGCCGCTGCCTCAGCCGAGTCAGTAGGAGACAACGTCGGCACAAAAGCGGGTTCTGGCATCATCTCGCCGACTGAGGGCGCTACGGCAAACACGGCGAAAAAAATGAGACCCAACAAGACAGCCATAACGGCCCGAATGAAATCCATCTGCATTGCCTGACGCGCTTCCAACTGCCCAAAACCGTAAGACTCCTTACCGGTTTGGGAGCGGGCTGAAACAGCGCGCAGCAAAAAATAGGCGGCAGCCAAAAGGCTAATAGCTCCCAGTAATGGGATAATTATGCTAAAGACAACCTGCACAACAACTCCTTGTATTTCACAATGCCTACTTTAGCCAAGCCCGCCCACTTTGGCAAGTACCAGAACCCGTTTTCAGGCGTCTTCTGCCGAATTGGTGGTTGGCAAAGAGACCTTTACCTCCTGCCACAGAACCTCCAGAGCCGCCATATCTAGCTGCGACAAGTCTAGCTGGCGCGCCGCCGCCAGCCGTTCCACTTCGCGGAAGCGGCGGCCAAACCGCAAATTTGCTTCGCGCAGGGCGCTTTCGGCGTCTACGTCCAGCCAACGGGCCAGATTGGTAACGACAAACAAGATGTCGCCCAACTCTGCCTGACGCTCGGCGGGGGTAACGGCCGTTTGCAATTCCCCCACCTCTTCATGCAGCTTGTCGTACACGCCGGCCACGTTGGGCCAATCGAAGCCCACTTTGGCGACTTTATGTTGAATCTTCTGCGCCCGTGCCAGCGCGGGCAAAGCCGGAGGGATATTGTCTAACAACGAAACCGGCTGATTCCCCTTTTCATCTTGTTTGATTTGCTCCCAATTGCGCAAAACGGCCGCTGTATCCGCCGCTTCCCAATCGCCCCAGACATGTGGGTGTCGCCGCCGCAGTTTCGTCTCAATCCCGGCAAGCACATCGCTCAGGCGGAAGGTTTCCTCTTCTGAGGCCATCTGCGCCTGCATCACCAGGTGATAGAACATATCGCCCAATTCTTCGCACAAGCCATCGTCGTCGCCGGTGTCTAAGGCGTCCAACACCTCGCCGGCCTCTTCCAGGAAATCGGCGCGCATACTTTGCGGCGTTTGCTCCCGGTCCCAGGGGCAGCCGTCGGGGCTGCGCAAGATGGCTACCGTCTCAGCCAGGGCGGGCAAGGAGGCTTTGTAGGGTAGAGCCGGCACATATAGGCTGGTGAGATGGCTAATTTGCTCGCTGTGGTCAATGGCGTACAGGGGCACTTCTTCGGCTGTCTGCCCGGCCATACCGGCCGCGTGGATGAGGTGGACGGGGTGTTCTTCGGGGTAAACGGCCGTCAGCACCAACTTCAAATCGCTGGCAACCAGGCGGCTGTACACCTGGCCCAGGAGCAAGGGCACGTCTGGGTTAAGCGGCGGGTAATGAAACGCCAGCATTTCGACAGCGTCGAACAGCTGCAAGCCATCGAGACCATCGTAGCCAACGGCCGTCAACATCGGCTCGATAAAGCTCAGTCCGGGCACAATCCGCACGTCTACGCCGGCTTCTTGCGCCGCCGTTTCCAGCGCCGTCACCGTAGATTCGCCCACGTGAGGATGGCCGGGCACGGCGTAGACCACCGGTCCCGCCCCAGCCAAACGCAGCAGTTCGGCCACAATTTGGCTGTAAACTGCCTCGAAGTTAACGGCCGTTTCATAAATCCCATCAAAGCTCACCAACGTCACGCTGGCCGGTAAATCAGCCACCGCCGGGTGGCGTTTGGTGCGCAGGTAAACCGTGTCCGCCTCGGCTAACACCTGCCATGCTTCACGGGTCAGAAAACGGCCGTCGCCTGGCCCCAATCCCACAACAGTAATACCCATCACACAACCTCTACCCCAATGCGAATGACCATAGACCCGAAGGGTTTGGGCAATTGCCAATGCAAAGCAAAAAGGCGAGTTCCAGGACTCGCCTAACTTACTGTCTGATTAAACCAACAATGGTCAACAAGCTGCGGTAAGGCAGCCCATTGCCGCCACAAACCTAACGCTTGGTATAGGTCGGGGCCTTGCGGGCGCGTTTCAAACCGGGCTTCTTGCGTTCCTTAATGCGTGCGTCGCGTGTCAGGTGACCGCCAGAGCGCAGGACGCCGCGCAGGTTCTCATCATATTTAACCAGGGCGCGGGCCAGACCCAGGCGCACGGCGCTGGTCTGTCCGGTGATGCCGCCACCTTCAATATGCACCGTCACGTCCATCTTACCCAACATGTCCGCCGCCGCCAAAGGGCCGCTGAGGATTTCATGATCGCCAAAGCGCGGGAAATATTCCGTCACGTCCTTGTCGTTTACCGTGAACTGACCAACGCTGTCTGCGCCAGGATAAATGCGCACGCGGGCGGAAGCGCGTTTGCGACGACCGATTCCCTCAAAGTATTCTCTGTCTGCCATAAATCTATCTCCTAAAACTCCATCGGGACAGGCTGCTGCGCGGCATGTGGGTGGTCCGGCCCCGCGTAAACCTTCAATTTCTTGATCATCTGGCGACCCAGCCGGTTCTTTGGCAGCATCCCTCTGATAGCCAGTTCTACCGGGCGGGTAGGATAACGATTCAACTGCTCTTTCAGCGTTGCTTCGCGCAGGCCGCCGGGGTAGCCAGAATGGCGATAGTACATTTTCTGTTCCATGCGCCGTCCTGTCACCTGAATTTTATCGGCATTGACGATGATGACAAAATCACCCGCATCCACCGATGGGCTGTAAATGGGCTTGTGTTTGCCGCGTAAAACGGCGGCTACTTGCGAAGCCAGACGACCAAGCGTCTGGCCTTCTGCATCTACCACATACCAACTGCGTTCTATGTCAGCCGGTTTTGTTACGTATGTTTTCATGCTGTTCTTCTCCGTAAGTTACAGATACCAGGTAAAGGCCGTGCGCCGGGGCCGCCATGCCAGAGAGACGACGGTCGCACGCTGCAAATGCAGCCTTAAACTCGTCAGTGGACCAACGGCCGTCACCCACGGCCTTCATGCTGCCCACCAGACTGCGCACCATGCGATACAGGAAAGCGTTGGCTTCGATGAAAAAGACCAGCATCTCTCCCTGGCGCTGCCACTGAGCGGCAAAGACCTCCCGGATCGTCTGCTCACCCTGCGGTGGCTGACCAAAGGTGGCAAAATCATGCACCCCTGGCAGACATCTCGCCGCTTCATTCATCAGCGCCATATCAAGAGGTTGGCTGACATGCCAACTCCGGTAACGCTGTAATGGATGACGCACGGCCGTGTTGCTGATCTGATACACATAAGCTCTTCGCCGGGCATCAAAGCGCGGGTGAAACGTCGCCGTCGTTTCGTCTAGCTGTAAAATAACAATGTCGGCCGGCAAATTGGCGTTGAGGGCGCGCTGCAACTTGTCTAAACCATGCCGCCACACAACGTCAAAACCAATTACCTGGCCTGTGGCATGGACGCCACTGTCTGTTCGTCCAGCCCCGGCCACACGAACTGGCTGCCGGACAACCTGGGCTAAGGCGTCTTCTATTGCCCTTTGAATCGTGGGTTGATCATCTCGTTGGCGTTGAAAGCCATAATAACCCGTCCCATCATACTCTATTCGGGCGCAATACCGAGCCAAGCACACTCCTAATCACGTAAATGTTCAAATTGGTCAGGCAGGTCAGCGTTTACTAGTGCCGACCACCTGAACAGATATTGTTAATCAACCAGCATCAGTACAGCCATGTCGGCATTATCGCCGGGGCGCTTGCCGATTTTGACCATACGGGTGTAACCACCCGGCCGTTCCTGGTATCGGGGGGCGATCTCTTCAAACAATTTTTTGACTACATCCACTTCTTCCGTTGCTCCGGCCTCATCGGTGAAGGTACGGGTTTTGGGCAGGCGCGCAGCCGCCAGACGGCGGGCGTGTACGGCCGCGGCCGGGTCTGCACCCGCCTGATCCAGGCCGCGCTTGGCCAGGGTGATCATCTTTTCGGCCGCCGGACGGATGGTACGCGCTTTGGCTTCCGTAGTCAGCACCTGCTCATAACAGATCAGGTCGGCCACCAGATTTTGGCGCAAAGCCTTGCGGTGGGCAGAGCTACGATTTAGTTTACGACCAAATACTCGATGTCGCATAATTCTTACCTCTTACATACAGTCTAAAAACCGGGCCTGGCAAGCAAGCCCGGTTTTCAGGCAATTCCATCTATATCAGAAGAAACTCGTAGCCGTGTTCGGTAATCCGTATCCCGTAGTATTCCGTAGGGCGCGCCTGCGGCAAATGCCAACGGAAAACGGCATACGGACTTTGGTTTACGGCTACCAGGAACGATCAGGCTCCCAGTCCGCCATCTATATCGGCCAGAAAACCTTTGGCTTGAAGCTGCTGCTTCAATTCATCCAACGATTTTTCGCCGAAATTACGGATGGCTAACATCGTCTCTTCGCCACGTTCCAGCATATCCAACATTTCACCGACTTTGGTGATGCCTGTCCGTTTGAGCGAGTTGAAGACGCGCACACTCAGGTCGAGCTGCTCAATGGGTGTGTCGTAGATTTCGTTGGGGATGGACCCTTCTTCTTCCACTTCCATCTCAATCGGCAGGAATGTCTCTTCACTGACGCCGGCGATGGGACGCAGGTATTGCATGAGAATCTGCGCCGACTGCGCCAAAGCCTCTTCTGGCTTAATGCTGCCATCGGTCCAGATTTCCATCACCAGCCGGTCAAAGTCGGAGACCTGACCCACGCGGGTATTGTCAACTTCATAGCCCACCCGGCTGATGGGACTGAAGATGGCGTCTACGGGCAGTTCGCCAATAGGCAGCCGACCCCGGTCTTCGGCGGGCGAGTAACCGCGTCCTGTTTCGGCCGTCATTTCAATTTCCAGAAATGCGTCGTCAGAATCAACCGTGAACAGATACAGTTCCGGGTTGATAATTTCAACTTCGGGCGGCGTTTGCAGGTCAGCAGCGGTCACAACGCCGGCCCCATGAACTTCCAGGCGAAGGCGCGCGGTGTCGGTGTTGTGCAGTTTAATGCGCAGTTTTTTGATGTGCAAAATGAGCTGCATCATGTCCTCACGCACGTGAGGAATTGCGGAAAACTCATGGGGCACGTCTGTTACACGGATAGATGTGATAGCGGATCCCGGCAAAGAAGATAAAAGGACACGACGCAGCGAATTACCGACTGTTGTCCCAAATCCTCTTTCCAACGGTCCAACCACAAACCGCCCATATTCTAATGACATGGCGGTGCTTTCAATCTTGGGTAAAATCAAGTTGCTAATAGCCAAAGATATACCTCCCTTCCCTAACTAATCAAACCTACCGGCCTCACAAACTTTAGCGGGAGTAGTATTCAACGATTAACTGCTCATTCAAGGAAACATCAATGTCTTCCCGAACAGGCAAACTCAGGATTTTACCCGATAGGCTGCCGGTATCCAAAGATAACCAGCGCGGTACCTGACGGTCATCAATATTTTGCCGCAGGCCCTTGAAGTAGGGCCGACGGCCGCTTTCGGGACGAACAGAGACGATGTCTCCAGCCGACACGAGGGCGGATGGGATGTTGGTTTTACGGCCGTTCAGCATAATATGCCCATGGGCCACCAACTGCCGCGCATGGGGGCGCGACGTAGCCATACCCAGGCGGTACACCACATTGTCCAACCGGCTTTCCAGCAAGATCAACAAGTTAGAGCCTGTCAGGCCAGCACGGCGTTCAGCGCGGTTAAAATAAATGCTGAACTGATGCTCCATCAGGCCATAAATACGCCGCGCTTTTTGCTTCTCGCGTAATTGCAGCAAATAGTCAGAAGCGCGTCCACGACGGAACTGCCCCTCACGGCCGTGCTGCCCTGGCGGATAAGAGCGGCGTTCAAAGGAACACTTAGGCGTCAAACAACGTGACCCCTTCAAGAATAGCTTTTCGCCTTCACGGCGACAAAGCCGACACACTGGTCCTGTATACTTTGCCAACTTATGCCTCCAAATAGATAGATTTACGAGAGGTTTACAGGTGTGGCAACCTTTCGTCCCTCTCAAGCAAGCCCGGTACTCTTGTCGCCGAATTGTCAGACCACAAGGCTACCAGACAAATTGACTCAATTACACACGCCGTTTCTTCGGCGGGCGGCAGCCATTGTGCGGTACGGGGGTAATGTCACGAATCGCCGTGACGCGAATACCCGACGTTTGCAGCGCCCGAATGGCCGACTCACGACCTGGGCCTGGCCCCTTCACGATGATTTCCATCTCTTGCATACCATGATCTTGGGCAATTTTTGCCGCATTTTTGCTGGCCAAACCGGCCGCATAAGGCGTACTTTTGCGTGAACCTTTGAACCCGGAACTGCCAGCGCTGGCCCAGGAAACTGTGTTCCCTTTGGTATCCGTGATCGTCACAATCGTATTGTTGAAAGTCGCATGAATGTGGGCCTGCCCTTGCGGCGCCATCTTCTTGACCTTCTTGCGAACCTGCGTAGTAGTTCTTCTACGTCCCATAATTTCTCCCGCTTATTTGTGTATGCAGTCCGGCGGCTAAAGCCCCAAACACAAAACACAATAACTATTACTTACCCTTACGACGTCCACGGCCGGCAACCGTCTTCTTCGGACCCTTGCGTGTGCGCGCGTTTGTCTTCGTGCGCTGCCCATGCACCGGTAGATGGCGGCGATGGCGCAGCCCACGGTAGCACCCGATTTCTGTCAGGCGCTTGATGTTCATAGCCACTTCGCGGCGCAAATCACCTTCTACGATGTAACCATCGTCTATGATCTGTCGCAAACGGCCGACTTCGGCTTCGGAAAGGTCTTGCACCCGTGTGTCCGGATTAATGTTGGCCGAAGCCAGAATATTCTGGCTGGCCGTCTTACCGATGCCGTATATATAAGTTAAGCCAATTTCCACCCGCTTATTACGGGGAACATCTACACCAGCAATACGTGCCATAATTCCTCCAGCCTACCCTTGCCGCTGCTTGTGATTAGGGTCTACACAAATCACACGCACAATGCCTTTGCGCTTAATAATTTTGCATTTCGGACAACGACGTTTTACAGACGCTGATACTTTCATTTTTTCTTCCTCTGATTGTGCCGCTTATAAAATGCACAATCTCTTATCTACTCATCAACTATCTGATTCTAACTTGCTTGCGCCACCTGGAGCAATTCCTGAAATACTTCGTCAATGTCTTGCTCACCATTTACTGTAACCAGGAGATTTTTGTTCTGGTAATAGTCAAGCAGCGGTTGCGTTTGCTCGGCGTAAACCCGCATTCGGGTTCGGATCGTTTCCTCGTTGTCATCAGAACGACCTTCTATTTCCGCCCGCTTGAGCAGACGTTTTACCAGTTCATCCTGGCATACATGAATATAAGGAACAGCTTTGATCGCCCCAGAAAATTCGGCTAACAACGCCTCCAAAGCCTCTGCTTGAGCCGGATTGCGTGGAAAGCCATCCAAAATCGCGCCCTGTTCACAATCTGCTTGCGCCAGTCGGGCGCGAACCATAGCGATGGTCAAGTTGTCCGGGACTAATTGGCCCCTATCCATGTACGTTTTGGCGAGTTTGCCTAACTCCGTTTCGTTCTTCAGGTTGTAGCGAAACAAATCGCCCGTTGCTACTTGTGGTAAACCTAGTTTAGTTTCCAATTTCTTGGCCTGGGTTCCTTTACCGGCCCCAGGGGCTCCCATCAAAACCAGGTAAGTTCCCATGTCTAGATAAATCCCTCGTAATTACGCATGAGCAGTTGTGCTTCTAACTGCCTCATGGTGTCTATAACCACACCAACAATGATAATGAGGCCAGAACCATTTACCACCAAGACACTTTGCTCAATGCCAGGCAGCCCCAATATCGCCCCTAGTCCTTGCATAATGCCGGGCAAGATGGCGATAATGCCCAGGAAAACAGCGCCGGCGAAGGTAATTCGGCGCACAACAGCCATGATGTAATCGGCCGTGCGTTTGCCAGGGCGAATGCCGGGAATAAAGCCACCCTGCCGCTGCAATGTCTGGGGAATGTTCTGCTGCTGGA of the Candidatus Leptovillus gracilis genome contains:
- a CDS encoding SH3 domain-containing protein — encoded protein: MAAAYFLLRAVSARSQTGKESYGFGQLEARQAMQMDFIRAVMAVLLGLIFFAVFAVAPSVGEMMPEPAFVPTLSPTDSAEAAATATPAATATVTPVPFPTSQVTVLPTVMATLAATPTHTPEPAPATAVVTSPVGVYLRSEPSTSAPDVEWLLEGTQLVVLPGDAEADGYTWIFVRTPAGNEGWVATAFIELTP
- the mazG gene encoding nucleoside triphosphate pyrophosphohydrolase, with protein sequence MGITVVGLGPGDGRFLTREAWQVLAEADTVYLRTKRHPAVADLPASVTLVSFDGIYETAVNFEAVYSQIVAELLRLAGAGPVVYAVPGHPHVGESTVTALETAAQEAGVDVRIVPGLSFIEPMLTAVGYDGLDGLQLFDAVEMLAFHYPPLNPDVPLLLGQVYSRLVASDLKLVLTAVYPEEHPVHLIHAAGMAGQTAEEVPLYAIDHSEQISHLTSLYVPALPYKASLPALAETVAILRSPDGCPWDREQTPQSMRADFLEEAGEVLDALDTGDDDGLCEELGDMFYHLVMQAQMASEEETFRLSDVLAGIETKLRRRHPHVWGDWEAADTAAVLRNWEQIKQDEKGNQPVSLLDNIPPALPALARAQKIQHKVAKVGFDWPNVAGVYDKLHEEVGELQTAVTPAERQAELGDILFVVTNLARWLDVDAESALREANLRFGRRFREVERLAAARQLDLSQLDMAALEVLWQEVKVSLPTTNSAEDA
- the rpsI gene encoding 30S ribosomal protein S9; this translates as MADREYFEGIGRRKRASARVRIYPGADSVGQFTVNDKDVTEYFPRFGDHEILSGPLAAADMLGKMDVTVHIEGGGITGQTSAVRLGLARALVKYDENLRGVLRSGGHLTRDARIKERKKPGLKRARKAPTYTKR
- the rplM gene encoding 50S ribosomal protein L13, with product MKTYVTKPADIERSWYVVDAEGQTLGRLASQVAAVLRGKHKPIYSPSVDAGDFVIIVNADKIQVTGRRMEQKMYYRHSGYPGGLREATLKEQLNRYPTRPVELAIRGMLPKNRLGRQMIKKLKVYAGPDHPHAAQQPVPMEF
- the truA gene encoding tRNA pseudouridine(38-40) synthase TruA; translation: MARYCARIEYDGTGYYGFQRQRDDQPTIQRAIEDALAQVVRQPVRVAGAGRTDSGVHATGQVIGFDVVWRHGLDKLQRALNANLPADIVILQLDETTATFHPRFDARRRAYVYQISNTAVRHPLQRYRSWHVSQPLDMALMNEAARCLPGVHDFATFGQPPQGEQTIREVFAAQWQRQGEMLVFFIEANAFLYRMVRSLVGSMKAVGDGRWSTDEFKAAFAACDRRLSGMAAPAHGLYLVSVTYGEEQHENIRNKTG
- the rplQ gene encoding 50S ribosomal protein L17; this encodes MRHRVFGRKLNRSSAHRKALRQNLVADLICYEQVLTTEAKARTIRPAAEKMITLAKRGLDQAGADPAAAVHARRLAAARLPKTRTFTDEAGATEEVDVVKKLFEEIAPRYQERPGGYTRMVKIGKRPGDNADMAVLMLVD
- a CDS encoding DNA-directed RNA polymerase subunit alpha, which codes for MSNLILPKIESTAMSLEYGRFVVGPLERGFGTTVGNSLRRVLLSSLPGSAITSIRVTDVPHEFSAIPHVREDMMQLILHIKKLRIKLHNTDTARLRLEVHGAGVVTAADLQTPPEVEIINPELYLFTVDSDDAFLEIEMTAETGRGYSPAEDRGRLPIGELPVDAIFSPISRVGYEVDNTRVGQVSDFDRLVMEIWTDGSIKPEEALAQSAQILMQYLRPIAGVSEETFLPIEMEVEEEGSIPNEIYDTPIEQLDLSVRVFNSLKRTGITKVGEMLDMLERGEETMLAIRNFGEKSLDELKQQLQAKGFLADIDGGLGA
- the rpsD gene encoding 30S ribosomal protein S4 — encoded protein: MAKYTGPVCRLCRREGEKLFLKGSRCLTPKCSFERRSYPPGQHGREGQFRRGRASDYLLQLREKQKARRIYGLMEHQFSIYFNRAERRAGLTGSNLLILLESRLDNVVYRLGMATSRPHARQLVAHGHIMLNGRKTNIPSALVSAGDIVSVRPESGRRPYFKGLRQNIDDRQVPRWLSLDTGSLSGKILSLPVREDIDVSLNEQLIVEYYSR
- the rpsK gene encoding 30S ribosomal protein S11, yielding MGRRRTTTQVRKKVKKMAPQGQAHIHATFNNTIVTITDTKGNTVSWASAGSSGFKGSRKSTPYAAGLASKNAAKIAQDHGMQEMEIIVKGPGPGRESAIRALQTSGIRVTAIRDITPVPHNGCRPPKKRRV
- the rpsM gene encoding 30S ribosomal protein S13 — translated: MARIAGVDVPRNKRVEIGLTYIYGIGKTASQNILASANINPDTRVQDLSEAEVGRLRQIIDDGYIVEGDLRREVAMNIKRLTEIGCYRGLRHRRHLPVHGQRTKTNARTRKGPKKTVAGRGRRKGK
- the rpmJ gene encoding 50S ribosomal protein L36, encoding MKVSASVKRRCPKCKIIKRKGIVRVICVDPNHKQRQG
- a CDS encoding adenylate kinase → MGTYLVLMGAPGAGKGTQAKKLETKLGLPQVATGDLFRYNLKNETELGKLAKTYMDRGQLVPDNLTIAMVRARLAQADCEQGAILDGFPRNPAQAEALEALLAEFSGAIKAVPYIHVCQDELVKRLLKRAEIEGRSDDNEETIRTRMRVYAEQTQPLLDYYQNKNLLVTVNGEQDIDEVFQELLQVAQAS